The nucleotide sequence CAGGTTCTGTATGTCGATGATTTTATGGGCCATTTCCAATATGGCGCTGCGTCCCCTTTTAGGGTCGTTGCCGGCGTGGGCGGCAACGCCGTGGACAGCCGCCTTGAAAGTGGCCATGCCCTTGCGGCCAACCACCACTGAGTTGTCCACAAAGCCGGTCTCGCAGTCGAAAGCGGCGGCGCAGCCTTTGGCTTCGTCCACAAAAACGTCGGCGGCGTTGGAATGGGGATGGGCGATTTCTTCGTCGCCCGCAAAGGCAAATTTCAGCGGACGTTCCCGGTAACCCGCCGCCCGCAGCGCCCGGGCGGCATAAATCGCTATGACGATGCCGCCTTTCATGTCAAGGACGCCCGGCCCGTAGGCAATGCCGTCCTTAATAGTGAAAGGGCGTTTGGCGACTTCGCCGAATTTGAACACCGTGTCCATGTGCCCGCAGAAAAGCACCGGCGCTTTTGCGCCGCCGGGGATCTCCCCCAGCGCCATGTTGCCCGCTTTCTCGTACTCGACAAGACGCGCCTTGGCCCCTGACTCTTCCAGCTCCTTTTTCACTCTGTTGGCTACGGCGTCCACGCCTTCGACATAGGCGGAACCGCTTTCCATGTTGACGAGGTCCCGCCAGAGAGACACCATTTCATCCTTTTTGCCGTCAATAAATTGAAATGCTTTTTCTTTCATGCGCAAAACCACTCCTTTTGCTTTTAGTGCGAAAATTTGGGCTTAATATAGTATTTTTTATAGTACCTGTTAATTATAACTTATAAAATTGCCTTTTTCCAGAAAAATTTTTCGTTTTGGATTTCTTGCCAAAAATTTTTTGTGCGTCCCCCGTCGGGCAAAACGCAAATTTTTTCGCCGCGAAAAAACGCCGCCGGCCGCTAAAAGATAG is from Acidaminococcales bacterium and encodes:
- a CDS encoding M20 family metallopeptidase, with the protein product MKEKAFQFIDGKKDEMVSLWRDLVNMESGSAYVEGVDAVANRVKKELEESGAKARLVEYEKAGNMALGEIPGGAKAPVLFCGHMDTVFKFGEVAKRPFTIKDGIAYGPGVLDMKGGIVIAIYAARALRAAGYRERPLKFAFAGDEEIAHPHSNAADVFVDEAKGCAAAFDCETGFVDNSVVVGRKGMATFKAAVHGVAAHAGNDPKRGRSAILEMAHKIIDIQNLTNWEEGYTFNVGVIEGGTVVNAVPGYCEIAVDIRYVDPAITGKLKDMVEKTLAKTYIEGTRTELKDFRLGINAMKTTDSVKKLFELWKKTSEENGFGTPSAIVSGGASDAAYTVMGGAPSLCSVGVKGGKNHSPDEFAVVDALFERAKLLAATILKLDEI